The genomic segment ATCCGACATCGCCGCGTCTCCGGCCTCCGCCATGGACGCGCGTCCGGGCTTCGTGTTCGCTTCGAGGAACCAAATTCGGCCTCCGCGGTCGATGCCGTAGTCGAGGCCGAGCTCGGCGAACCGGCCGTACATTTGCTCAAGGCGGGCGACGATGGTACCGGAAGCCTCGCGCAGTCGTTCCAGCAGCAGACCTGCCGTCCGTTCGCCGAACAATTCGGCGAGGTACGGAGCGGGCGGACGGGCTACGCCTCCGCCGTGGAGGTTGGCCGTGACGGATTCGGGCGCTCCCGTTCTGACCGCGATGCCGGTCATGCCCCAGACGCCGCGTCCGTTCTTCTGCATGAGCGCGCGCAGGTCGAAGGGCTCGCCGTGCGTGCCGCGAAGCGCCAGCAGCGGCTGCATCAGGTAAGGGCGCTGCCCGACCCAGGCGCGAACCTCTTGAAGCGCGTCTCGGCGGGGAAGCCTGCGCGCGCGCACCAAACCTCCGGAGGCATCCCTGCCGCTCAGCGTCCAGCTGCCGCCGGCCGACTCCGCGATGGCGAGCGCGCCTTTTCCTTGCGAGCCGCCGGAGGGCTTCAGAAAGGCGGAGCCTCCCTTCGCTTCGACCCAGGCGACGAGCGAGGCGACACCCCGGTAGGCGGCGAATGGCGGCAGCAGCGGGCGGATCTCGCGGCAGCGGAACAGCGTGCGGAGCACGGCGGTCTTGCCAGGCAGGCTGCCGTTCAGCAGCCTGAAGCAGCCTCGCTCCCGCATCGTGCGCAGCGCAGCGAGGCTGCGCTCGCGGGACGCGCGGTCGTCAGGCCAAAGACGGTCGTAGAGCAGCGTGGGCGCCTCC from the Cohnella hashimotonis genome contains:
- a CDS encoding YheC/YheD family protein, which produces MPVTLQDSEGAGRGARRAPNGLRRDRTHEGPANESELRPIGILICERSEYTHGGTAAPFAEAEFIRRLMAAAPRHALAAYAFDPATWDSRTNAVAGWRFVDGGWRRETVEAPTLLYDRLWPDDRASRERSLAALRTMRERGCFRLLNGSLPGKTAVLRTLFRCREIRPLLPPFAAYRGVASLVAWVEAKGGSAFLKPSGGSQGKGALAIAESAGGSWTLSGRDASGGLVRARRLPRRDALQEVRAWVGQRPYLMQPLLALRGTHGEPFDLRALMQKNGRGVWGMTGIAVRTGAPESVTANLHGGGVARPPAPYLAELFGERTAGLLLERLREASGTIVARLEQMYGRFAELGLDYGIDRGGRIWFLEANTKPGRASMAEAGDAAMSDAIHNPLAYARYILLVSSGRVCHEFDLVQRSLHAAGGEGRVAVQPARQNAEN